Within the Natranaeroarchaeum sulfidigenes genome, the region TTACAGACTGGCTAAACGAACCGATGGAAAATATGCAGTCTTTGACCGGGGCAGGCAGGATACGAAGCGATTTCCCGATCGATCCCAGGGAGTTCGGTGCCCGCTGATCCACCGTCTGCCGGGAAAACACGCGCTACCTGACGTACAACCCGTCTATAACAAAGGTAGCAGGTAGGCAACTATGTCATAGTTCCCGAGACCGGAGTAATAATGCTACAGACCATCATCTCGATTTTCAATAATCCAGTATTGCACAGAACAAACAGCAAACCGACAGTGTGCAGTGAGGTGCCGTAATGGCGAACATATCGATTGCAGACCCCGATCTCGGCAGGGTCGAGGCAGAACGAGTCGCCGACGTGATCGACAGTGGAATGGTCGCCGATGGACCGACCGTCAGGCAGTTCGAATCGGCGTTCGCCGACTATTGTGATGTCGAGCACGCGGTGGCAACCTCGAACGGGACGACCGCCCTGCATGCGGCGTTCGAGGCACTCGAAATCGGTCAGGGGGATCGGGTCGTCACGACGCCGTTCTCGTTCGTGGCAAGTGCGAACGCGATCCGACTGGCCGGAGCGGAGCCGGTCTTTGCCGACATCGATCCCGAAACGTACAACCTCGATCCGGACGCAGTCACAGAGCTGCTCGACGCGGAGGGCGAGACGATCGACGCGATCCTCGCCGTTCATCTCTACGGGTTGCCCGCAAACATCGAGCCGCTGGCAGCGCTCGCGGACGAGCACGATCTACTGCTCGTTGAGGACGCCGCACAGGCACATGGAGCTACCTACAACGGGGAACGGGTCGGGTCGTTCGGCGATGCAGCCTGCTTCTCGTTTTACCCGACGAAGAACATGACGACCGGTGAGGGAGGGATGATCACGACTGACCGAGAGGACGTTGCCGAGCGTGCCGCCCAGTTCGTCAACCACGGACGGAGCGATACCTACGAACACGTCGAACTCGGTCACAACTTCCGGATGACGAGCATCGGGGCGGCGATCGGGCTCGCTCAGCTCGAGAAACTGCCCGAGTACGTCGCAAAGCGCCGGGAGAACGCCCGAATACTGACCGAACGACTCCGGAGCCAACCCGCGGTCGCGACGCCCTTTGAACCTGCGTATGCAAGACACGCGTATCACCAGTATACGATCCGGTGCAAGAATCGGGACCGCCTCAGGTCATATCTCGATAACGCGGGGATCGGTACCGGTGTCTACTATCCGACACCGATCCACGAACAGCCAGCCTACGACCACGTCGAAACGGACGCGCCAGTTGCTGAGCAAGCCGCAAGGGAAGTGCTGTCCCTGCCCGTTCACCCTGCACTCTCGATCGACGACGTGCGTTCGATAACCACTGTCGTACAGTCCTGCTACGAATAACAGCTAGATACCACAATCATGAGTACGAATACGATCGACGTCGGCGTTATCGGCGTTGGGAGCATGGGCCGACACCACGCGCGTGTGTACCAGGAACTCCCAACGACTGAGCTAGTCGGTGTTGCTGACGCGGATCTGGAGGCCGCGACGAGTGTCGCATCGGACTACGAAACGACCGCACTCTCGATCGAGAAACTCCTCGATCGAGTCGATGCCGTCTCGATCGCCGTCCCGACGAAGTATCACTTCGAGACGGCGATGACGGCGTTCAGGAGGGAGACCCACGTTCTCGTCGAGAAACCGATCGTCGACTCACCGGAGTACGGACAGGAACTAATAGAGTTCGCTGGCGAACACGACCTCGTCCTGCAGGTCGGCCATATCGAGCGGTTCAACCCGGCGATACAGGCGCTCGTCGATATCGTTCCGGATCTCGACGTACTCGCGGTCGACGCCAGACGGCTGGGGCCGCCACTTGACCGTGATATCGGAACGAGTCCTGTGCTCGATCTGATGATTCACGATATCGACGTCTTGCTGTCCCTGCTCGACGAGCACGGAGATGTCACACATGCGAGTGCAACCGCAGACGACCAGCACGTTACCGCGACGGTCGAGTTCGGCGACGTGCTTGGGACCCTGACGGCCAGTCGAATTACCCAGCAGAAGGTCCGTGAGATGACGATTACAGCCCGTGAGTGTCAGGTGTACGTCGATTACATCTCGCGGTCGATTCAGATTCACCGTCACTCCTTGCCGGAGTACATCGAAGAGAACGGAGACCTCCGGTATCGGCACGAGAACATCGTCGAGCATCCGACTGTCGAGAACGGTGAACCCTTGAAAAAGGAGCTCGCTGCCTTCGCCGAGGCGATCCGGACGGGAACCGAACCGGTCGTTACCGGGGAGGACGGGCTGGAGGCTCTCAGGGTCGCAAGCGAGATCGAGACCGTCGCTCTCGGGGGTGAACGGGTTATCCAGTAGCGATGTCGAAGACACTTCAGGATACCCAGTGTTCGCGGTTATACCGTAGCAGCGCGACGCCCGATCAGCAGCGCGCGGCGTTCCGGTCCGGCGAGGTACCGGTCGCCGTTTACGGCCTCGGTCGACTGGGTCTCTCACTGTCGATGGTCTACGCCAGTACCACAGGCCACGTTGTGGGGGTCGGCAACGATCAAGAGCGTGTCGCTCGTATCGATGATGGAGAGTGTCCTGTCGACGACGAACCACGGCTTCCCTCGCTCGTCCGAACGGCCACAACTGCGGATGCGCTCTCGGTGACCACCAGAACAGGAGCGGTCGCGAAGGAAGCGAGCGTCCACGTTATCGCTGTCGAAACCGGTATCAGGTCGGATAACGCGCCGGACTTCTCCGAGCTCAGGACGCTGCTCCGGGACATCGCACCCGCTCTGGATTCCGGGGACCTCGTACTGGTAGAATCGATCGTCCCCCCCGGAACGTGCCGCGATATCGTCCAGCCGATCCTGCTGGCCGGGAGCGATCTCGACGCCGACGAGTTCGGGGTTGCGGCCTGTCCGTCTCGTGCTACCCCGGGGAGATCCCTCCGCGAGATGCGCGGTAGCTACCCGAAGATCGTCGGCGGCGTCGACGCCGAGAGTACCCTCGCCGCCGCGGTGGTGTACGACGAACTCCGGGTTTCGGAGGTCGTCACGGTCAATACCAGCACAGTGGCCGAGTGCGCCCGCGTCGTCGAGAGCGTCTACCGGGACGTCACGATCGGGCTGGCGAACGAACTGGCGGGACTGGCCGACGAACTCGGCACCGATATACCTCGCGCAATCGAGGCTGCGAACACACACCCGCGCTGTGACGTCCCCGACCCGCGACCGGGCACCGGGGGGTACGATCTCCCGGACACGCCATACTATCTCATCAACGAGTGTGCGTCGTCGACCCCGCTAATCGAAGCAGCCAGAGAGGTCAACGAGTCGATGCCCGAACACCTCGCAAACGCACTCGTCCGCGAACTGGCGGCCACCGATACCCACATTGAAGACGCCGTCGTGTTGTTGCTCGGACTATCCCATCATCCAAATGTCGGCGAGACGCGGGCCGCCCCGTCAATCGAGCTGTCGAACACATTGGCACGCTTCGGGGCAACGGTTGTCGGTGTCGACCCGCTCGTCGAGGATACGTCCGCATTCGAGGACATCTACTTCGCGGGGGTAGATCACGTCCGCGAGATGGATCTCGACGCCGTGGTGGTAGTAACCGACCACGATGTGTTCGATGAGTTCGACTGGTCCGTGTTCGATCCACCACTGGTAGTCCTCGACGGCAGAGGGAGCCTCGATGGGTCGGCCGACGCGAGCCTTAGTGCACACCATGTCACACGGTTCGGCGTCTCGTCGTCGAACTGAGACAGCCCCCGAACCAAGCTGCAGTGAGCCGCCCCCTGTTCGATTTTGTATAAAAAGCTCACCAGAGAGAGCTGCTCTCGGTCTACAACTGATTCCGACGAGCGTAACTGATACCGATCAGGGCCGCCAGCGCGACGATGCCCGTGAGGACGCCAAAGCCATGCAGTCCGTCGTCGCCAGTCTGGCCCTGTGTGCCGGTTTCGTCACCGTTCCCCTCGGAATGGTTTCCGTTGACGGTGGTTTCGTTACCATTGGTGTCAGTACCGTTCTCGCTTCCCACCCCATTCGAGGGTTCCTCAAGCACCTGTACCGACGTAGTCGTCCCCTCAACGCCCAGTTCGT harbors:
- a CDS encoding nucleotide sugar dehydrogenase, which translates into the protein MSKTLQDTQCSRLYRSSATPDQQRAAFRSGEVPVAVYGLGRLGLSLSMVYASTTGHVVGVGNDQERVARIDDGECPVDDEPRLPSLVRTATTADALSVTTRTGAVAKEASVHVIAVETGIRSDNAPDFSELRTLLRDIAPALDSGDLVLVESIVPPGTCRDIVQPILLAGSDLDADEFGVAACPSRATPGRSLREMRGSYPKIVGGVDAESTLAAAVVYDELRVSEVVTVNTSTVAECARVVESVYRDVTIGLANELAGLADELGTDIPRAIEAANTHPRCDVPDPRPGTGGYDLPDTPYYLINECASSTPLIEAAREVNESMPEHLANALVRELAATDTHIEDAVVLLLGLSHHPNVGETRAAPSIELSNTLARFGATVVGVDPLVEDTSAFEDIYFAGVDHVREMDLDAVVVVTDHDVFDEFDWSVFDPPLVVLDGRGSLDGSADASLSAHHVTRFGVSSSN
- a CDS encoding DegT/DnrJ/EryC1/StrS family aminotransferase produces the protein MANISIADPDLGRVEAERVADVIDSGMVADGPTVRQFESAFADYCDVEHAVATSNGTTALHAAFEALEIGQGDRVVTTPFSFVASANAIRLAGAEPVFADIDPETYNLDPDAVTELLDAEGETIDAILAVHLYGLPANIEPLAALADEHDLLLVEDAAQAHGATYNGERVGSFGDAACFSFYPTKNMTTGEGGMITTDREDVAERAAQFVNHGRSDTYEHVELGHNFRMTSIGAAIGLAQLEKLPEYVAKRRENARILTERLRSQPAVATPFEPAYARHAYHQYTIRCKNRDRLRSYLDNAGIGTGVYYPTPIHEQPAYDHVETDAPVAEQAAREVLSLPVHPALSIDDVRSITTVVQSCYE
- a CDS encoding Gfo/Idh/MocA family protein, with protein sequence MSTNTIDVGVIGVGSMGRHHARVYQELPTTELVGVADADLEAATSVASDYETTALSIEKLLDRVDAVSIAVPTKYHFETAMTAFRRETHVLVEKPIVDSPEYGQELIEFAGEHDLVLQVGHIERFNPAIQALVDIVPDLDVLAVDARRLGPPLDRDIGTSPVLDLMIHDIDVLLSLLDEHGDVTHASATADDQHVTATVEFGDVLGTLTASRITQQKVREMTITARECQVYVDYISRSIQIHRHSLPEYIEENGDLRYRHENIVEHPTVENGEPLKKELAAFAEAIRTGTEPVVTGEDGLEALRVASEIETVALGGERVIQ